CTGCTCAGATGTTTGTGAACCCCAGTGCAAAAGATGAACAAACACCTTGACTAACACCTCATCTGACACAGAACAGGTGGTATTTTTGATGCACTGCATTATCTTTTTTGACAGCACTCCAGTGTCACACTAACGCATTTTGAGGTCAGTGATCACAGTAGAGCGGTAACTTACAGGAGTAGAATCAGTATTGTTTTGAAGAAGATGATGAAACCCATAAAGAGACATCTCTACAGTTTAATGAGCAGAACTGGAGAGACGTACTGTGTGATATCTCTAGAGCACAGTTAGAGAGCAAGTCTTGTATTCCCTGCTTAGTAATTAACAGACCTGTTGATTATTAACATAAAGCTCCTGAGTCTAATTGTGCAACCTGAAATTTCCATTTATTTGGCAAACAAGTTGACTCTGCTGAGAGCGGCTCACTTAGGCTCGTCAGCTCTTTACGCAAGTTCTGCGTCAGTAATCAGGACTGCAGGGGGTTGGACCAAAATCTGTGTCCAAAACAAATTCTGCTTCTAAGCCCCAGTGAATGCAACCTCAGCAGATAATATATTTGCTGGCTATCAGGCAGAATGACAGCCATTGCCAAACTTTTGGCAACAAAAgttttagtgaaatattaaaTGACATGGACAAATGAAACAAGGCTATAttcattcaaattaattaattaaaaagctGACATAGTAAAGTTGCAAtacagattttacacacaagaAGAAAACCTCTGGCACAATTTATGTAATGTGTATATTGGTTGGTTTCATTATAACATTAATGACATAGGAGAATATGATGGTGACAAACATGACTGAGTAGGAGAACAAACTAAACATGATCATaagtaaagtacagtacagtttttgtgctttttttgtccATCTTTAATAAAACTTGGCCACAGTCTGACTCAGATAATTCAACATACTGAGAAACTGTAAAGTGGATTGACAGAGCAGGATACAACTTTCAAAGTGCAGGCCAAAATAACAATTATGAATTACAGGAATATTTATTGTCAGAACCAGCTCTGCTTTTAACAAGTGTATGACATTAATTGTTACCGGGTTATTTGCTACATAGGTCTATAATCAACAGCATTAAGataaagacttttaaaaagtcCAGTCCTGTAAAAGACAAATAGACAAGAATAGGACACAAGTGTTCAGGTTAAATTGTTATTAAGTTGTTCATACTTATACCATCAGACTGAAGTTGTTAACAGTGTTAACAGTTATCATAGCAATTTAATCACAGTCATGCTCATAacaagaaatagaaatagaaaaagcagaaatggaGAACATGTTTCTAAATTGTAACTACAAAGAAACTGAACTGAGGCCATTCTTTTCTGTTCAAGCTCAAAACGGATGGAGCATGAACAGAtatgatgtagttaaagtaccTGACTTGAACGAACAATATGAAATCAATGTGAAGTACAGCAGTTTCTATGAAAGTGCACCAAAGCTGGGTGAGACAGAGGGGCAGCTTTGGccacttttatcattttatcataGGAGGACACACATGATCAAGAGGTAGAACTGATTATAGATGACCTAAGATGATCCTAAAATAAACGTCTCCAGCAAGGATACCTTATATTTCTTGTAGATGATAAGGGAGGAATCAAAGATATGACCATGTTGGTGTGCTACATACTGACTTTACTGattcctgacttttcctttaatgccacatttttggttttgtgtgaaGTGCAGGATGAATCACAATGACATGGCATGGAGCTGCTAGCATGATCGTAGACTTCACTAAACAGTGGAAGGATCTTGATTGGCCAGCTCAGATGAGACAAAAATGCCTCAAAACAAGCAATAAGTGACGGTAGCTGCAGAACAGGCCTCGCAGAGCACCACTAGGGAAGATATCAAGTGTGTGCTGATGTCTATGGGTTGTAGACTTCTTATAGTCatagatatttatatttatttttggccACTAAAATTGGGGGACAATGCATAACAATTCCtatatgtttcatattatgTGGCAGTTAACACCCTAAAAGCTGGCACTGTATTTTTGATCTAATAACACAGTCCACACCTGGCTTATCTATAGTATATAGCAGATCTATATATGTATAACATATATAGTATATGATGTGCATCTTTGTTTCAGACATTTATGAACCAGTGATACAAAAATTGAGCTCCAAGTATTTTTGTTCAGATAATGCACTTCTATATTaattgtatataatttacaatcccacaatgcaatgtgcaacattttatatatgtaaaCATTGTCGTTGACTCTACAGCGGTCAGTGATGATGTAAAATTATGATGATTAGATTAATTATGATGACTTCAGAATGtacaacaaaagcaaacacacaggGCCTTGTAACATCTGCATTTCTGGTAGTAAGACAGACAATCttaaagaaatggaaaatacaGAAAGAGGACCGCTATAGACTGGATAACTAGTTCAAAGAATATATGGACATATTAGCGATGGAACAAACAGGATGTACCCTTTAACAAAACCACACTGGACAAAGTAAATTGTATGTAAAGACATATATTATCAGTAAGGAGAAAGAGCTGCTGAGAAAGTGCAAAGCCTGAACTGATTCAcgaaaaaaaaaggtcatagTACCCTCTTCCTCCCCAACattgtgtatgttttgtaaatgttgaGTGTTACGTCATGTCACAGTTTGTCCTTTGTCTGTGGaaatcataaaatatgaataaaatttaaaaaaatactgctAACTGTATAGACAATATAGTAAATGTCTATTACTGTGTATAAAGagtagtgagtgagtgaataaCAAGTGTTGTACAAACAATTAACACATCAGGTTCTGCAACCTTAACGTAATTTCTGTTCTGTGGGCCTTTTCAGATAAGGCCAAATACGCACATTTGCTGGCAGAGTCAACAGATCAATGTGTTTTACGCAAGGAGAGGGTGCTGGGGCCTTACAAATACTCACAGGACATGACAGTTGGTAGACGACAAGCAGACTGAAGGGTTTCAAGCAAgacttttctctctgcttttacCAAGATAAATTCTACAAATCTACTGTGAGTGGACAGCAGATTAGTTTAAATTGTGAAAAGGAAGAAAACCTACAGCCAGCAGCAAGTTACTTTAGACAGATCGTAGCAAATACATCCTACATTTGCAGCAGATCTAATTTATTTGCAAAATGCAAGCCGTTCGACAGTGTTCAGTGTGCGCCAGCCGTACCGCTGGAGGACTTCTGCGAAATCAGGCAGACATTTCACTGCTGAGGACCAACAAGAGTGTGCTCAGAAGAGGAGCTGCCTGCACTCGTCTCCTAAGGTAGGTTATAGATATCTAGATGATGTTACGCCAACAAAAACATGCATAGGATTTGAACACTTTGTGCACATTGCATTGCAAGACATCTtatgcattaaaaacacaccgTAAAGCTGAACAATTTTAGGCATTCAGCTATTTACTTGTGATTTTGCCATTCTTCCTGTGAAAACTAGAATGTAACCTATACAGCATTACCACTCTTACATGGAAGAtatatttaacagaaaaaatgtgTATGTCAACTATAGGTTTGACTTCTCAAACATCCCCTGaagattttgtttgtgattttgtcGGCTACATTAAAATTTTTATAATTTCAACTCACAGCACTACCAAACTTTCAGCCATTGTTCATGACCATAATAACTTATATCCTGTCCTAATTTTTCTCCAGCAATTCTGAGAATGTCCTCTTCAGCAGCAGGAATCTTGGAGTCCAGAAGTTGGGGGAATGGAAAGATACTGCACAGACAAGCACAGCGTCTTTAAGTGTTGGCCGCAGGCTTTGTGCTGTTCCCTTTACACAGGTGGGTGGgaatataatatacatacaCTAGTCCAATGTCCTGCAGCTGCACAAATCATTTTCCTGTTCTTTCATACGTTGTGCATACAAATTGAAGGATGGAgttaaaatacagatttttttcccttcttcttGTAGCAAGTGGAAAACCTCTCTCATGACTCCCTGATCAAAAGAGCAGCCTCAGTGGTCACAGACAGTTCAAGTACTTTCCTCTCCCAGACCACCTTGGCTCTCATAGATGCCCTCACAGACTATTCAAAGGTAGGTTTGAAtctcatttgaaacattttatcCACATATGAGGATTACCAACCTAAGACGTAGAGTTTCATTCATCATTAGGAGAAATGGTTGTATTACAGGGTACATCACCACGATTCAGAGTTTGTTGAAGTCCatatatattgaaaataatttgaGTATATCACAGTGAGGATAATACCTCTCAGTAATGACTACTTTGGATTTTGCAGTTGTCTCCAAATTTGGTCTTCCATTTTTTCTACACTTGCACCACAAAGTGATAATTAAATATAgagtcttcctgtctgtcttgttTCTGCATTTAATATGAGGTTTACACATCCTTTGGGCTGGAGTTATAAGACTAATAAACGAAATCTGTTCTATGCCTTTGTGAAGAATAGACACACCTGTCTGATCAGAACAAAACTACTGTCAAACTAATGGTTAGTGTTTAAAAATTGCCCTGTACTGTCCCTGACTATATGTCCTCCCTTTGTTTGCTAACAGGCTGTGCACACACGTGTTGCTCTCCAAAGACGCTATTTGGCCTCAGTGGGAAAACTGACCCCAGCGGAGGAGGACTCCCTCCGGCAGGTGATCAATGGCCAGCGAGCTGAGGTTAGTCTGTGCTGTGCTCTTTGGAGAAAAGTTGTTTAAAACTACTCGATCATTCAGTTTCTCCTATCAAATTCATCAATTTAAGAAAATAGAGGTATCATATTGAGTTTGTCTTGTCTCTTTGCCCTGCCAGGCTAGTGACAGACTGGATGAATGCAAACGTTTTGAGTCGACCTGGATCAATGCTGTCAACTTGTGTAAAATGGCGGCTGAGGCAGCGTACATTTCAGGTGAGTAGAAAGTGTGCCTGAactgttaataataattatcatttcTGGTGACAGATTAAGTAACTATTCAGCTGGATTTCCTGAGGCATGATTTAATGCTGAATACTGTGGTATTTAGGAATAGTGTTGTTGCTGTCAGtgttacattttgaaaagttttcTTAAGGTCAACATCTACTCAGATAGTTTGactaaatgtgtgtttgcatttgtgtgttccCAGGAGCTGAGCAGGCGTCCATCACAGTGAGGACAAACATTCAGTTGGCCCAGTCCCAGGTGGAGGAGGCACGGAAAATGTCGGCAGATGCAGATAAGAAGTTGGCCGAGACTAAAGTAGAAGAGATCCAAAGAATGGCAGAATATAATGCCTCCCTAGAAGATAGTGAGGAGCTTGAGGTTCACGAGGCCTATCTACGGGAGGACTAAGACAAATAGTCAGAGATATTAGATAGCCGGAAAAAAATAAGTGCATGTTAAAGTGCTGTTAATTTCATATTGACATGGATTCACCTTCAAAAGCTTTGAGCTTTCTACAATGTATTATTTCCCTATTACGTCTCTTCTTTTTTGAGCCTGTAGGATGTTTTACACaaagaaaatctaattttgAGAAGGGAATCAAATAAATTGCTAACAATTTGTAATTCTTTACTGCATCAATCATTATTTAAGACTATTTATTTGATTAGTGAATGCTTTTGGAGCTTCTGGAAAATTATTATCAAATCTCCAGTATATATGGGCTCacagtgttgtttgttgtgtggtTTGTTGCCACAAAGACAGttctcttttttatataaaactattgtttgcattgttttttcattgttcagattataataataaataaaatatgtatttgattcaatacagtatatatgtgtcAATGGGGTCTTGTTTGTTGCAATATCATGTAATCCTAAATTACTGTAATGTGGCTCCTACAACTGAACAGTCACCTCACAACAAGAAGGGTCTGAATCCTTGTCATCTCTACCTTTAACGGGTTGTCTGAAGATGAATAAGTTGTGTGAAAGCTGCATTTGACTCTATAGATCCTAAGCTTTCTGGAGACCTTTTAAAACTTTTCAACCAATTAATAAAGAGCCATTAATGCAGATTTGTAGAATCCAAGCACATATGTCACAACTCTCTTTGTTCTCCAATGCTTTTTTCTCCTACAATACTTAACCAAAGActaatacatttgaaaaaaaaaataaaacaacacaatttaTTTACCAGTGTAGAAACATGACTGACAAGTAATCTGAATATACTAAAAGCCACAATGCTGCTCAGGGGCCTTCTTGAGAggcacagtgttttttttaaattcattttttatttcagctcaTTGAAAAAGTGATAAGCTGCATTATTACAGATAaagtaaaacacttaaaacaataAACGGTATTGTTTTCCAGACACGCCTAGTAACAAGTCAATGATATTTGGGTCTGTTTATAATTTGTTTAATGCAGTTTatttaatacagaaaatattacCCAGGTATAAAGTACAATagcaaatgtgcaaatgttgATGTTGCACAACTCAGGTTATGGGTAGATGAAATGTTCATGCAAATTCGattttcttcattaaaaaaaaggtgacaTATTGCCCTTGAACCTTGCAGCAGATGAGAAAAACAACTCAAAGAGCAGTGGATTCATGGAGCCAGAGGCTTCACtataatgaaacacacacacatgcaaaatagGTAGCacaaaagtgtttattttcaaGACAGTTCTCATTGTAACAAGTAAataatatcaaattaaaagcaatttAGGGATGAAAAGCAGGAAATTGTGTGGGTCAGTGTAATATACTGTTAGTAAATGTACAGGCTGGAACAATGTAATCACACAGTTGTTCATGAATAGCAAATGCAAACATCCCAAAAACATGTatgattttctatcatttttgCTGTTGCAACAGGATTCATTAAATCATGTTTCCATAAAAAAGCATAATGAATAAAGCtagaaacaaatgcaaaacatgttattttagtAGCAAAATACCATGACTTTAATTTGTCAAGCAAGATAAATCTGATGATTGTTTCTTATACAGGCCACAGAGAGCATAGTATTTCAGTGCATGAAAGAACATTTCATCCCTGAGGCCATAAATGAGAGGACTCAGACATCTCGGAGCAAGATAAAAAgtaatgtagttaaagtatctGATATTGATGAACAACATTAAATCAATCTGAAGCACAGCAGATTCTATGAAAGGGCGCCACAGCTGGATGAGACAGAGGAGCAGCTGGAAAGCATGAAGAACCACCGTCCTGAGCCCTTTCCATGTTGACTTTTTGTTCTCTCCTGATGCAGCTTTGGCcactttcattattttaacataaGAGAAAACAATGGTAATGCACATGATCAAGAAGTAGAACTGACTTATAGCTGACCTAACATGACTGTGCCAACTACGCAAGATGAACATCTCCACAGAACATATTTTGTCATGGGTGTAGAAGCTGTGGGTAGCAGATGCAAAGAAGAAGgagtgaataaaaatacaggGTATAGAGCTGAGGCTGTGAATGATGAGGATGCACTGCAGAGCGCTGCGTGTGGAGCAGAGCTCTGCATGCCGCAGGGGCATGCAAATGGCCACAAAGCGCTCCAGGGTCATTGCTGTCAGAGTAACTGGTGTGACAAAAGTGTAAAGAATCACAACAATAGACATAATGACACACATGCCAATCTGCATGGTAAAACGAAAATAGCTCAAAATGAGCAGTATATCAGATATGATTAATATCAAACTATCAGACAGCAGTGTAACAGCAAATAAGATGTAGCGCATGGTTGTGTAAAAGAAATCCTttgaaaaaaaggttaaaatgaGCAACAAGTTGATGCAAAGGAAGATTACCACCAGAAGCTGCACTATAATGACCTGGCCATTGATCTGACGCTGCAAGTATGCACCACCAACCGATGAATTATTAGTCATACTAAAATATTTTAGGCACTACCAAAACTTAACTGATGTatcttataataacaatatcaCATATATTGTTACATATCTCTTATTACATAAAGACAAATGTTCTTTGAAGTCATTAGATGCTATAACAGTATaggtaaaagacaaaaatcaaacCTTCCCTTCAGTAACATGTGGCTGTTCAATGTGGGCCACATTGTGGCCCATATTCAAAGAGTAATGGCTTCAGCTGAGCTCTGTACAGGTGGTGCAGGAAGATTTTATAGGAGTGACAAGAACATACCAGAATGATACCAAATGAAACTTGGTGCTCAACACAGTGTCATCACTGCCCCTTACTACTAGTATCACTAATTGGCTATCCATAGTTAGAAACTAAAAGTCTCTAGAGTGACCTTAGTAATTAGGCTCCTTTCCATAggaaatgtttatgttttttttacttcactctgagaattttattttatcatgcCAAATAAAAAAGCCTCACAATGTAAAACAGCTGGctatatatttacacatctcAGCAGGCCTAACggaattatatatatttaattatagaTTGCCTATTTGAATTAATACAGTGAACAATGTGATGAATATGTTGTGGTCATCATCACTGTCTATTTGTAAGGTATGCAGAAGCCTGAGCAAGCAAGCTAACTATGGCCTGCAAACAAAACCATGATGAAGGAGCCTCCAGAGAAGAAACACTTTTGTTCACTGGatgaaatgtattaatattCTATGTTGATAATAGCTGAACGTACCCTTTGATGTTGGAAGGTTTTTTTCCTAATTTGGTGGTGGTGGGCATGTGTCACTCTTAAGTGATTGCGCAAAATGAAACTGCATTGTGAAGTTCATCTGAGGTTAACATAAAGCTTcagcagcagtctgagttacCAAAATCTAGTAGGTTTGTGCTGGTAGACATTGGTAGGTTTACCATCTGTGTTTGTCCTGGCACCAGACACAAGCAGCAACTTCTATGGattgaggctgaagccaacgcggaagtaccttaaagtgcaataccaccAACAGCCGCTAGATGTTGGCTCCAAAAACTGGCTCCAACTGagtcccattcaaaaagtgtcaacttctccctggaaatactaagtcaattacttttttcaacaagtcattatggtctcaatcactatATGCGGGTCCTCTGATAAGTGTGCTAGTGGTGATTTTGGAAAtcattgctctgttaataagatttgaagacttatagtaacTTTGATatctgctgtgtgggcgttgctgtttgctcacctgctgctctccctggttCTGGGGCTCAAGTGCAccgctcggtgttcccagtaaggTAGAGTTGGTCTGAAGTAGTGTGGCATGTTTCCAGAATGTGAAAGGCAAAACCCCACGCTCCTTACTttgaaggtcctggctccaaataaaaaagatgccaccaaccataagcagcaactctgttCTAGCTTGGTAACCTTCATGTATAGTATAATCTTTACGGTTGTAGTCATTCTGCAGTCTACAGCCAAGTGAAACTATTGGTTGAGAGTTATTTTATGTCTGTAGTGGTAATGAAAAGGTTGGGTGAGCCCAGCCTCACCTCATACACTCTATTGCGGGCCTGTGAGGTCCATGATGGATGGAAAAATGTACCATTCATGTGTACCTCTAGCTATTTCTCTCTCAACCAGCTTGCAAACTTGCCATTGTGCAtggattttaatgattttaaatcaTAACACATTTAAGTCTCTCATTTTACTACTTTTACACTTGTCCTCCTAGTATGTTGtaccaaaatgaatgaaatacatCAGATCATGCTGAGTGCACTGTCCAAAGATCTGCACATCTCTGCAAAAGCAAGTGATTTGTGTCAGTAGTGAGATGAGAGGGGTTGTTTAAGTGTACTGGCTCACCAATATACCAGGAATGTTATGTCAAGTTGTTTTCAAATGCTCCAACAGCCTATGTGATGAAGTGGCGGTTTCGATGCAATATTGCCTGCCTGGCAGAAAATGTAATAACACTTTCTGCTGTTGGACCTTCGTGAGAGGGGCACACTGTtagaaaaaacaactcaaagaGCAGTGGATTCATGGAGCCAGAGGCTTCACtataatgaaacacacacacatgcaaaatagGTAGCACAAGAGTGTTTATTTTCAAGACAGTTCTCATTGTAACAAGtaaataacatcaaattaaaagcaatttAGGGATGAAAAGCAGGAAATTGTGTGGGTCAGTGTAATATACTCTTAGTAAATATACAGGCTGGAACAATGTAATCACACAGTTGTTCATGAATAGCAAATGCAAACATCCCAAAAACATGTATGATTTTCGATCATTTTTGCTGTAGCAACAGGATTCATTAAATCATGTTTCCATAAAAAAGCATAATGAATAAAGCtagaaacaaatgcaaaacatgttattttaataGCAAAATAACATGACTTTAATTTGTCAAGCAAGATAAATCTGATGATTGTTTCTTATACAGGCCACAGAGAGCATAGTATTTCAGTGCATGAAAGAACATTTCATCCCTGAGGCCATAAATGAGAGGACTCAGACATCTCGGAGCAAGATAAAAAGTAATGTAGGTAAAGTATCTGATATTGATGAACAACATTAAATCAATCTGAAGCACAGCAGATTCTATGAAAGGGCACCACAGCTGGATGAGACA
This region of Thunnus maccoyii chromosome 6, fThuMac1.1, whole genome shotgun sequence genomic DNA includes:
- the LOC121899310 gene encoding diablo homolog, mitochondrial-like — translated: MQAVRQCSVCASRTAGGLLRNQADISLLRTNKSVLRRGAACTRLLSNSENVLFSSRNLGVQKLGEWKDTAQTSTASLSVGRRLCAVPFTQQVENLSHDSLIKRAASVVTDSSSTFLSQTTLALIDALTDYSKAVHTRVALQRRYLASVGKLTPAEEDSLRQVINGQRAEASDRLDECKRFESTWINAVNLCKMAAEAAYISGAEQASITVRTNIQLAQSQVEEARKMSADADKKLAETKVEEIQRMAEYNASLEDSEELEVHEAYLRED
- the LOC121898979 gene encoding odorant receptor 131-2-like, which encodes MTNNSSVGGAYLQRQINGQVIIVQLLVVIFLCINLLLILTFFSKDFFYTTMRYILFAVTLLSDSLILIISDILLILSYFRFTMQIGMCVIMSIVVILYTFVTPVTLTAMTLERFVAICMPLRHAELCSTRSALQCILIIHSLSSIPCIFIHSFFFASATHSFYTHDKICSVEMFILRSWHSHVRSAISQFYFLIMCITIVFSYVKIMKVAKAASGENKKSTWKGLRTVVLHAFQLLLCLIQLWRPFIESAVLQIDLMLFINIRYFNYITFYLAPRCLSPLIYGLRDEMFFHALKYYALCGLYKKQSSDLSCLTN